The genomic DNA AGTAGCCAGCCCAACCTACGGCGACCGTCGCGGCACCGAAGAGGTACTCGAGAATCAAGTCCCAGCCGATGATCCAGGCGACGAGCTCACCGAGCGTCGCGTATCCGTACGTGTACGCGCTTCCGGCGATCGGGATCATCGCTGCGAACTCGGCGTAACAGAGCCCCGCGAAAAGACAACCGACACCGGCGAGGATGAACGACAGCACGACGGCCGGACCCGCGTACTGCGCGGCTGCGGTACCCGTCAAAACGAAAATGCCGGCACCGATGATGGCTCCGATGCCGAGCGTTGTCAGGTTGAGCGCGCCGAGTGCGCGCTTGAGCGTGTGCTGTCCTTCGGTCGCGGCCTCCTGTTGGAGGAGGGAAATGCTCTTCGTCGACCACAAACCCATGGTGGTTTTCTCCAGGGAGGTGCGAAGTCGTCGCGGCAAAAGGGCGCCGCAGTGAGGGGGGAAACCGTTCGAGATTTACGGCGAACGATTCATATCGCAGCGCATGTGTTGTATACAGCGGCGCAACGCGTGAAGTTCGCCGCTCGCGGGGCGGCTTGTCAAGGAGGCGGGTCGTTGCGGGTATTGGTCGCTGCCAAAAATTGAAGCCCGCGAGCGATGCGCGCGGGCCCACCGAACCAACCAACAACCAGCCACCAACGACCAATCACAAACTGTAGTTAGGCGCTTCTCTCGTGATCGTCACATCGTGCGGATGCGACTCGCGAAGTCCGGCCATCGTTATGCGCACGAACTGCGTCTCCGAGCGGAGAGCGTCCACGCTGCTGCAGCCCACGTATCCCATGCCGCTCCGGAGGCCACCGACCATCTGGAACAACACGTCGCCGACCGGCCCCTTATACGGCACGCGACCCTCGATGCCCTCGGGAACCAGCTTCCGAGGTGAAAGCTCACCCTCCTGGAAGTAGCGGTCTGCGCTGCCGTCCTGCATCGCCGACAGACTGCCCATGCCGCGCACCATCTTGAATCGGCGACCCTCGAGCAAGAACGCCTCGCCAGGGCTCTCTTCGGTTCCGGCGAGCATCGATCCCATCATCACGCTCGACGCGCCAGCCGCGAGCGCTTTCACCGCGTCGCCGGAGTACTTGATGCCGCCATCGGCAATCACCGGAACATCACCGGCTCCCTCGACGGCTTCGAGAATCGCCGTCAGCTGAGGAACGCCGACACCGGTGACGACCCGCGTCGTGCAGATCGAGCCCGGCCCGACTCCGACTTTCACCGCGTCGACGCCACGCTCGACGAGCGCTTTCGCACCTTCCCGCGTCGCCACGTTGCCGGCAATGAGCTGCACTTCCGGGAATCGCTGTCGAATCTCGGCGGCGGCTACGAGCACCGCTTCGCTATGGCCGTGCGCGGTATCGATCACGATCGCATCGACACCCGCTTCGATGAGCGCCTTCCCGCGCACCACATAGTCGCCGGTGCTACCGATTGCTGCGGCGACACGCAAGCGACCGTACTGATCCTTGTTCGCATCAGGATACTGTCGGCGCTTGTGAATGTCTTTGACGGTGATCAGTCCGCGCAGCGTGCCCGTGTCGTCCACGACCGGCAATTTCTCGATTCGATGTTTCGCGAGAATCTCTTCCGCCGCGTCGAGCGTCGTCCCGACCGGCGCGGTCACAAGTCGATCGCGTGTCATCGCGTCGCGAAGCTGACGATCGAGATTGCGTTCGAACTGCAGATCGCGATTCGTGATGATGCCGACCAGCTTCCCATCTTCGTCGACGATCGGAACGCCGGAGATGCGGAAGCGATTCATGAGTGCATTCGCCTCGCGCACGGTGTCGCCGGGCCGCAGCGTGATCGGGTTCAGGATCATTCCCGATTCCGAGCGTTTCACCCGATCGACTTCGGCGGCCTGCCGATCGATTGACATGTTCTTGTGTAAGACGCCAATGCCGCCGGCGCGCGCCATGGCGATGGCCATCTCCGACTCGGTGACCGTATCCATGGCCGCGGAGACGAGCGGTACGCGCAGCTCGATGCCGCGTGTGAATCGCGATGATATGTCGACATCGCGTGGATGTGTAACCGAATGGGCAGGTACGAGGAGGACGTCGTCGAACGTCAGCGCGACGTCGATTCGAACGCGGGTGGCTGCCTGCTCGTCGGGAGCGTCCTTAATACGCGAAAGCCCGCTGCCTCGTCGATCGCGAGGCGCGGGCTGAGACGGAGGTCGAGTTGTGGTCGCCATGGCGAAATGTAGGCGCGTGCACTGCGGTGTGACAGTGCCCGCAGTCACTTACTCATTCACGATCGGCCGATGACCCGAAGACGACGTCGGATGCGACGCGGCAAAAAGAACGCAGCAGCCGCCAGCGCGCCCTGGAGATTGAGATCGGCGAGATCCTCCGCCTCACCGCCCCAATGATCGAGCAACACCATCCGTCCAGCGTTCGAGATCAATCGCTGCAGCGCGATCACCAGCAGATACACATCATCGACTTCACCAATGAACGGAATGAAATCCGGAATGAGATCGATCGGAGTAATGATGTATGCGATCGCACCGAAAACGAGCACCTTGTCAACCAACGCAACCCGTGGATCGGTAATGAGGCCGAACAGCAGTCGGAGGAAGTTCGGCAACTGACGGATGTAATGCAGGACTGTTCGCTTCGCACCCTTACGGGGAGCGCGACGTACTGCGTCTTCGTCACCAGGTGCACGCTCCGGCCGCGGCCGTCGTCGTGTTGCCGTTGCCATCAGAGCTTCTCCTCCCCGCTGCCCGGAACCTTGGTGTCATGTGCTGGCGACGACGCCTCGGGATTCGTCGTACCATTTCCTTGTGTCGGCGAGGACTGCGATGGCGTCTGGCCTGTCGTCGTCGATCGCGTCGCGCTCACGATATCGTTCGCTACCGAACGGCCTGCCGCGAGGGCTCCGTTCAGGACGTTCGCCGCGCGATTCATAAGGCCCACTGCTTCAGCGATCGTAGACGCCGAGACCTTCCCCGCGCGAAGTCGGTCTTCGACGGCCTCGGTGAATCGTGTGAACGGAGTCGCGACAGCCGGCTGTCGCTCGGCGTAGCGCGATTCCAGAAATTCGACGTAGTCTAGTATCTGATAACCACGCTCGTCAGGAAGCGTGTCCAGCTTTCTGAGGATACGTTCGCGAAGATGCTCGTTCATTGACGGCGGTCCTTGGAAAAAAGTTCACACAACTCGGGGGGCCGCACCGAATCACATGGGTGCGAGCTTCATGCCGAAAATCAAAAGTCGTCGCACGAGACCACGCGACGACTTCATCCTCAACAAGGCCGCGCCATGCTCGACCAGCGCGACTGGACCCGCGACATCTCGCCAATCATCCGCGCCAACGCGAACGATGTCCACGAGCATCAATGTGCACATAGGGCGTACGGTAGCGATCGCTCGTATAGACACCAAGTCCGCCGACGAGATCCGGGTGCGATTCCTCGACAGAGTCAACGGCATTCACCACGATCCGACTGTCGGCACGCGTGATTCGGCCATCGCCGTCGGCATCGATGACAACGTCCGCGGCATCGCCGTACTGATGGCGGCTGTCACGCGCGGCACGCTGCACTTGCGCGTTATGCGCCGGTGTGCGGAAGCCGGAGTGAACGTCCAATGCTACCATCGAATCCGCCGGCACTCCGCGCATCTTTGCCACCTGCGCAACAACCAACTCGAGCTTGTCGAGTAAACGCGGATTGAGCGCGACATACTTGGGCCACACGTCCGTCTGCGTGTCATGCGTCAGGAAGTCGCCGAGATGGAAGTGCTTGCTGACGCTGAGCTGGACGTCGCCAGGCTGCACCTCGATGAAGCCGTCGGGCGCATCGTCATCCCGACCGAACCGCTCGGATAGATACGTGCCGATCTTGTAGCCATTGAGCACTCCAGCGGATTTTTCCGCGAACGGCACCATGACCGCTAGCGTCGGCTCGGTGACACGCTCGGTGTCCATGGCCATCGAGTCCTGCGCCGAGCGGTGCAATAGCATCAGTTGGTAAAAGCCGGGCCGCGTAGGAGCTGCGATGCCGCCGGCCAGCGGCCGTGGCTCGGTCACCGGAGCGGATCCCGAGGCCGGCACCCACTCGTACTGAAATCCGGTTGGGTCGCCTGCCACGGCGAGTGGAAATTCAACGCGACGACCCGGGAGAGCGAAGCGGAGCTTCAACTCGCGACTCGTGCCGAATGCGTCGATCGACGCCCATGCCGTAGGGCCAACGAATTGTGCGAACGGAGAACGCGGCATTTCCGGAGCGTGGACGAATTGCATCGCTCCAATGGCCGCCACGCCAAACAAGGTGCTAGATGCCCAGGCCGCGCGACGCCCCGATTTCCGCTTTGTCGATGTCGAGGGTGCCGGTGCCGGCCGCTCATCGGCCGGCATCAGGATCTCCCCCAACGCGCACGCCAGCCGCGCACGTCGATGTGGGCGAATGGTCCGTGGCTGCGCGTAGCGCGGTACACGCCGACGCCGCCGGAGAGCTCGGGATGCTCCCGCTCGACTTTTTCAACGGCTTTGAGGATGACTTTCGCATCGCGCGAATCGACGCGGCCGTCGTGATTCAAATCGGCCATGCGTCCAGAGCCGTTGTCGATGTACACGTCGGCAGCATCACCGTACATGTGCCGACTCAGCTCCGCGCGGCCTCCGACTCGCCCGCCATGCCGGTTATACCACGGCGTTCTGAAGCCGCTCATGACAACCATGCGCCGGACGGGTACGCCATCGTGTTGCAGTTGAGCAATCACCAGCTCGAGCTTGTCGACAAGATCTTCGTTGAGTACCAGATACTTCGGCCACACCTCGCGCTGATCGTGAGTGAGGAAGTCCGAAAGCGTGAAGTGCTCCGAGATCTGCATGTTTTGGTTGTCCGGCGTCACCTCGATAAATCCATCGGGATTCTCGTACGCATCCGTCGTATTGCGGCCACGCTCGCTCGGCCAGAACCCCAACCGATAGAGCCCGACACGTCCCTTTTGCTTGTCCGTGAAGGGTCGCAGCGCGATGAACGAGAACGGGTGCGCAAGAATGCTATCCGGAACGGAATAAAGTCCAGGCCGCTCGACCGCAGAATCGCCGAAAAAGCGCGCAAAAAAGGGCAGCGCGAGAGTCGCGCGTGCCCTCGTTACCAGCCGCATGAGCAGCTTGCCACTGCGGCCCCTCAGGGAGTCGTCTGCCGGGTGCATAGCGCTCGAGGCGACCGCACCGCGGAGCAACGAGTCGGTTCCCACGGCTCTCACCGAAGGCGCGGCGATCGCCTCCGCCGGTGACAATGGGGCGACGAGCGCCAAGCCGACGCAGAGAAGGGTGAGGGCGGCGCGACTGGCGCCGGCCCGACCGGGAACCGTCATGATGTACGAGCCTCCTGAATGCTTTGACGACCAACGGCTCGGGGGGATAACCGTTAGCGTAAACCATGCTAAGTCGATGAGTTAGGAAAGCTCAGCGACGCGTGACACCGGAATATGGTGGCGTGTGCCGATCAACGCGCGCACGCCCGTGCTGCGCCACAACTTAACCAATGACGTGCCGAATCATTAGACTGCCAAGATCACGAAATGGTTGCCGCCCTGACCAATCGGACAGCGATCGGTACGAAGATCTAGTAGATGTATACCGGCGTTCCTACCGGAACAATGTTGTAAAGCGTTTCGATGTCTTCGTTTCTCAGTCTCACGCACCCGTGACTGACCGACCGGCCAATCGATGATGGGTCGTCGGTGCCGTGAAGCGCGTAGCCGTCACCGAGATTCAGTCGGAAGGTACCGAGCACCCCTCTGTATTTCCGTTGACGAGTGCCATACGGCGGGATGACAATGTTGCCATTGGCGAGGATCTCCTTGCCTTCCGCCGCCTCCAGCGGTTGCTCTTGCCCGTCGAGAGCGCGTTTGACCACGTCCATCCCGTCAACGATGATCTGACTGCCGTCGGCGAGGGCAATGTACTGTCCGCGATTGAGATGGATCAATCCGAGGCCGCGCTTCTGCGCCTGCTCGACAAAGTGCCAATCAGGTGGCACCCAATCCGGCTCCTGTTCCTTGGATTCCACGACCAGCCGGCCACGCGGCGTCTCGAAACGCCAATGACTGCCGCCGCCGCTCTTCTCGAGGATCTTCCCGCTTCCTGTCGCGACCTGTGTCGTGAAGAGCGTCGAGTCGGCGAGCTTGTACCAGAGACGATGATCGGCGATGGACACGACGACGTAGGGCTTGTCGCGCGTTGGGGCGTCGGGGCTGCTCGCCAGCATTTTGTTCAAGCTGTCGCTCGATTCACCTATCTCGCGGCGAATCTGATCGAGGAGGCCGGTGTTGTGATTGTAAACGATGCGACTGATGTCGCGCCGGTAGCGAATGTCGAGCGTGTTCGCGAACAACATTGTGCTCGCGACGATCGTGATTACGACGGTGGCGATGAGGATCCAGGCGATCCTGCCGCCGCTGCGAATGAACCGAATCAGCCCCATCTCGTGTGCTTGGCGTCAGCCATCAGTAGAAGTAAACGGTCATTCCCGCGTGGAGATTCGCGGCGATGGCCTGCAGATCGGCCGCTCGCGTCCGAACGCTTCCGGGGAGGACATACGTGGAGTCGTTGAGCGGACCCACGCTGGGGGGCGAGTAGATCACTGTGCCGCCGACGAGAACGACGGCCGCGGGTCCAAGTGCGCCCTTGAGCGTGCGGTCGCTCGGCACGGGCAGTCCTCTGTCCGTGTAGACCCACGTGGGAACCTCCCATGCGTCTGATCCGTCGAGTATTCGCTCGACGGTTCGGGTCCCGCGGGGAGCCACCATGTAGACGGTGTCTGGCGGGGTGCCGACTCGGCGCTCGGAGCCAACCTGAAGCGGCATCTCACGCAGCAACGCCCCGTCCTGCTCGAGGTACATGACCCCGCTGTCGACGGGGACCGCGAGATGGAGCTGCTTGTCGATCTGTGCCTGTCGCCTAACGAGCTCGATCATCATTCGAACTTTGTTTTGCTCGTTCGAAAGGATCGCGTCGGCCTGCTGGCGCTGGAGGCCGGACATGCTCTCGCGAAGACGTGCGTCCTCGTCGATGTAGCGGGTCCGCTTGCGAACGAGCCAGACGTCGAGAGCGATAAGGACGCACAGTGAGAAACCCATCGTGGCGAGAATGCCGGGATAGGCGCGCCGAAACTCACGCCACTGCGGACGGCGGCGCTCTGGAATTTGCGGCCGCTGAGGACCAGGAGGTGGCGGCGTGAAGAGCTGAGGCGTCGTTTGCTGCTGTTCCATCGTTCTTATGGGATTTCCAAAGGACCCATTGGTAGGTGTCTATTCGCGTGGGGCCCCTGAAATTGCAAGACTGGCGCCCTCAGCCAAAGGCACAGTTCCGCGACGCGCGCCCTGATTCGGGGCGGCAACCGTTGCTTTAACTGACGCTCATATCAGCGACGTCGCGGCACTGAGCTAGATTTCCCGCCCACACTACACCGGCCCCGAGTGTCGGGGTCCTCACCGCACGGCAAGCACCGGAACTGGATTCGATGGGCAAGGAGAGCAAGCGATCTGTTGTCTTGGTCGTTCTCGACGGCTGGGGATATCGCGCCGAACGTGACGGTAATGCCATTGCCTTGGCGCAGACGCCAACATGGGATGCGCTGACGGCGCGCTACCCGCGAACGCTGCTCTCGGCTTCGGGTCTGGCGGTTGGACTGCCGGAACATCAAATCGGCAACAGCGAGGTTGGGCATCTGAATCTGGGCGCCGGACGCATCGTGATGCAGGACCTGGTGCGAATCGATCGCGCCATTGCCGACGGCAGCTTTTTCCGCAACACCGCGTTTGTCGAGGCCTGCCAGCATGCGAAGCGCTCGCACGGCACCGTGCATCTCGTTGGGCTCATTGGCAAGGGGGGAGTGCACGCGATCGATCAGCACCTGTTCGCATTGATCGATCTGTGCGCACGCGAGCAGGTCCCGCGCATTGCGATTCACGCCATGCTCGACGGACGCGACACGATGCCGCGGTCGGGCCTCGGGTATATGCGTGAGCTCCTCGAGCGCGCGGGGGGTAGAGCCGTTGTCGCGAGCGTCGGTGGGCGCTACTACGGAATGGATCGCGATAAGCGTTGGGACCGCACGGAGAAGTGGTATCGCGTCGCGGTTCAGGGAGCCGGACCTCGCGAAAGCGACCCGCTTTCCGTGATTCGTGCCTCGTACGAACGCGACGTCACGGACGAATTCGTCGTGCCGACTGTCATCGTCCGCGATGGACGGCCTGTTGCGACAATGCGCGATGGTGACGTCGTGATCTGCTTCAATTACCGAGCGGACCGAATGCGCCAGATCGTACGCTCGCTTACGGAGCCCGATTTCGATGGATTCGACGTGTCCGGTCGGCCGTCGTTGCAGGTCGTGACGATGACGTCTTACGATCGCACCTTCGACGTCCCGGTCGCGTTCCCGCCGCACTCGATGAAGAACATCGTCGCCGAAGTGGTGTCGAATGCAGGAATGGCGATGTTCAAAACCGCGGAGACGGAGAAGTATGCGCACGTGACCTACTTCTTCAATGGCGGCATCGAGGCGCCCTTTCCCAAAGAAGATCGCGTGCTCGTCCCCAGCCAGAAGGTCGCGACCTATGATCTCTGCCCGGAGATGAGTGCCTTCGGAATCACCGACGTATTGTGCGACTCGATAGAGAAGAACGAGCATGAGTTCACGCTGTGCAACTATGCTAATGGGGATATGGTCGGTCATACGGGATCCATACCCGCAACGATCAAGGCCGTCGAAACGGTCGATCAATGTCTGGAGCGCGTCGTGAAGTCCGGGCAGAAAATCGGCGCGCGGTTGCTCGTCACGGCCGACCACGGCAACTGCGAGATGATGATCGATCCGGAGACGGGTGGGCCGCATACGGCGCATACGACGAATCCCGTGCCGCTCGTCGTCATCGATCCGGATGGCGATCGCCCGCTGCGCAGCGGCGGCGCGTTGCGTGACATTGGCCCGACGGTTCTGCGCATGCTTGGGCTGAAGCAGCCGATCGAGATGACCGGAACAGACTTGAGAGAGCAAGGAGCTCGTACGTGAGTTTTCGATACTCGGCGCTGATCGCGCTCGTTGTGGCTACCTCGTCCGCACGTGCGCAGGTGGGCTACCAACCCGCGCGAAGTCCCTACCTCGATTTAGAGTATTCGCAAGAGTTCACGCCGATCCTCGGCTACTACTTCGGCAGGATCGATCCTGCCGGCGTGGCGCCTAGCAATGGCGCGCTCGTGGGACTGCATTACGAGTGGCGCGCGGGCGGTCCGGCGCACCTCACCGGCGAGGTGGCGCATATCTCCTCGAGCCGAGTCGTGCTCGACCCATCGAAGCCGGCGACCACGAGAAATCTCGGCGAACAAAGCTGGCCGCTCTGGAGCGCCGATTTCGGTCTCGGCATGAGCCTCACCGGTGCGCGAAGCTGGCACCAGCTCGTTCCCGAGGTGAAAGCGGGCGTCGGCTTGATGTCGGATTTCAAGTCCGCCGACGTCGGCGGCTTCAAGTACGGCACCCGCTTTGCACTCACGTGGGGCGCTGCTTTGCGATACGTCCCTGGCGGCAGATATCAAATTCGCGCCGACTTCTCGAATCGATTGACCTCCATCAGATACCCTGACGTGTACTTTCGCCCAGCGACCGGTTTGACGCCGATCCTCACGGGCAAAGATCAGTCGGTGTGGAGAAACAATCCTTCGCTCTCGATCGGCGTCTCGTACCTATTTTCGCGATGAGGACGAGCCATGGCCCGCGACTTCGAAGACGTTCACGACATCGATGACCTGAGTGATGATGAGCTTCGAGGACTCGTGCGCGAACATCTCGCCTCAGATAGCGCGCTCGACATCGACGATCTCACGATCAACGTCGAGGATGGCCACGTGATTCTCGACGGTCGAGTGGGGACCGATGAGGAGCGTCGCATTGCCGAGCACATCGTCACAGACGTCCTCGGCGTGGAGGACTACGAGAACAACATCTTCGTCGATCCGGTGCGGCGCGCAACGAGCCCGGAGGCCGCAGATGACCTTCTCATCGATGAAGAGACGACGGAGGGGCGGCTCCTTGGCGACCGACCGGTGAGCCTGAGCTCGGAAGTGGAAGACCGCCTCGAGGACGAGGACGCGCAACTCTACGGAACGACCGACGTGGGCCACGCCATCGAGGAGGGAACGTCGTGGATTCCCCCGGAGGCGCCGACGCCGGAGGGCGTTCCCGGTGAGGACGAGCGGGGCGAGCTCGGAGAAGACCACTAGAACTGGTCCCCGCGCTCGGCGAATAAGGGTTAGGGTTCACGATTGGAGCGCCCTAGCCCTTTTTTATTTCTCGACATGCCAGCCTCTCTCACGCGGCGCGTCAGCTTCGCCGCGGCGCATCGCTACCGAATAGCCTCCTGGTCCGACGAGCGCAACGAGCAAGTATTCGGATTGTGCGCCCGCCCGAGCTATCACGGCCACAGCTACACCTGCGATGTGATGGTCCGTGGTGACATCGACGAGACGTCGGGCATGCTGATCGATCTTGGAGTGCTCGACCGCATTCTCGAGGTCGAAGTGCGACAGCGTTTCGATCATCGCAACATCAACCTCGACGTCGCGGAATTCGGCGAGGGGAAGATGGTTCCGACCGGAGAAAACCTGGCTCGCTTCATCTTCGCGCGTACCGCGGCTGCGCTTCGGGCCGCGAAGTCCGCGGCGCACGTCGTGAAGGTCACCGTTGCCGAGGACGCGACGCTCAGCGCGAGTTATAGCGAGGAGTGAGTGCGGCCGTGGCATTCGCCCGAGCCATTCGACAGCTTAGGGCATGATTTCTCGTTGCAGCGGAATGGTTCTGGCTGGCGGTTCCAACGCCCGCTTCGGCGGCGCGGCGAAGGGCTTGTTCGATCTGGGCGGGCGGCGCGTCGTCGACTGGACGCTGGAGGCCGTGAGCAAGGTGACCGATGAGCTTTTGCTCATCACGAACGACGCCGTCGTGCGGGCCGCGCTGCCGGAGGTCGCCGCGCGAGCAGATGCGCGTCCCGAGCGCGGCAGCCTCGTGGGCGTGCACAGTGCGCTGAGCTACTGCAACGAAGCCGCGCTCGTCGTCGGATGGGACATGCCCTTTCTCTCGCCCGAGCTGCTCCGGGCTTTGCGGCACGAAGGAGAAAAGGCTGGCGCCGCCGCGATTCCCGAAGGCTCAGATGGCCTCGAGCCACTCTGCGCGTATTACCCCAAGCCCTGCCTCGACGTGGCCGAACGACAACTCGCCCGGGGTGAGATGCGACTTTCAGCATTCGTCGCATCGCTATCCGACAAGATCGTCGTGGGCCTCGACGCAGTACGCCGCTTCGGCGTACCGGAGCGAATGTTCGCGAATTTGAACACCGCTGTCGAACTCGAAGCCGCCCGATCACTCGTTCGGGATGGCCACCGCACTCTCGAACTCACCGCGCCTTCAGAGACCCAATGATACGCCGCGCCGCGTCGCGCCTCATCGCGTTCAGCATCGTTGAAATTTTCTTCGCCGCCTGTGCGTCGAGTGGAGTCCTGCATCCCGCTGGCCGCGGCGGTGGTCAGCGCGCCGCACTCCGCGGGGCGATCGATTCCATGGCCGACGCGCCAGAATTTCACAACGCATTCTGGGGAATTCTCATCGTCGATCCGGAACGCGGGGACACGTTGTACTCACGCAATGCGGGCAAGCTGTTTCTGCCCGCGTCCAACATGAAGGTTGTAACGAGCTCGGTTGCGCTCGAGCAGCTCGGGGCGGACTTTACGTATCGCACTACGCTCCTCGCGCGAGGAGCGCTACGAGACAGCACGATCACCGGCGACGTCGCCGTCATCGGGCGGGGCGATCCGACGGTGAGCGACCACATGTGGATCGACGCAATGATTCCATTGCGCGCGATGGCGGACTCCCTGGCCGCGCGCGGAGTGAAGCACATCACCGGCCGGCTCGTTGCCATGGGGAATGCCTTTCCTGGTCCCGTTCTCGGCTACGGTTGGTCGTGGGAGGATCTCGAGTCGTCCTACTCGGCGGCAATCGACGAGCTGCTGTTCAACGAGGGCTTCAGCGAGATTCGTCTTCACGGTGGCGAACGCCCTGGCGACTCGGTGAGAGTCGAGGTGCGGCCCGCACACACCTTCCCCGCTCTCCGTGCAGACCTAACGACCATCGCGGCTCCGAGCTGTGTGGCCGGTGATTCGACGGTCACCACGCCCTGTCCCGTTACGCCGCCGCGCTTCGCGCGCCGGCGCGAATTGTCTATTCACAAGGATACGCTTCGAGGGGACGTCGTGGTCAGCGGCGGAGTCGTCGCCGGCGACAGCGTCACGTTGGAGGTCACTCATCGCGATCCGGACCTGGCGTATCTGGCCGCGCTCACCGAAGCGCTGCGCGATCGCGGGATCAGAGTCGATTCGGCGCCGGCAGTGAATGCCGACACCGCGATGGTCACCGGGGATACGCTCGTCACGTTCTTCTCGAAACCGTTGCGCGAGATCTTACCGGCGTTGCTCAAGCCATCGCAGAACCAGATCGCGGAGGTATTACTGCGCACGATCGGTCTCGAACGTGGCGGCTCGGGCACGGCGGACAGCGGCCGCAAGGTCGTCGAACGTCAACTCGCTGCGTGGGGCGTTCCCGCGAACACCTATGTCATTCGCGACGGCAGTGGCCTGTCTCGCTACGATTATCTCGCACCAGAAGCCCTCGTCCACATTCTCGACGTGATGCGCCGGTCGCCGAACTTTCAGCTGTTCTACGATGCATTGCCAATTGCTGGCGTCGACGGCACGATCAAGACGCGGATGCGCGGCACGCCAGCAGCGAACAACGTGCACGCGAAGACGGGGTCGGTGGCGAATGCACGCTCACTCTCGGGTTACGTCCGGACAGCGGGCGGCCGCGTATTGATCTTCAGCATGCTGGCCAACAACTGGACCGTATCCGCTGGGGACGTCACGCGAATGCAGGATTCGATCGCGGCGCG from Gemmatimonadaceae bacterium includes the following:
- a CDS encoding DUF1232 domain-containing protein, producing MATATRRRPRPERAPGDEDAVRRAPRKGAKRTVLHYIRQLPNFLRLLFGLITDPRVALVDKVLVFGAIAYIITPIDLIPDFIPFIGEVDDVYLLVIALQRLISNAGRMVLLDHWGGEAEDLADLNLQGALAAAAFFLPRRIRRRLRVIGRS
- a CDS encoding BON domain-containing protein — protein: MARDFEDVHDIDDLSDDELRGLVREHLASDSALDIDDLTINVEDGHVILDGRVGTDEERRIAEHIVTDVLGVEDYENNIFVDPVRRATSPEAADDLLIDEETTEGRLLGDRPVSLSSEVEDRLEDEDAQLYGTTDVGHAIEEGTSWIPPEAPTPEGVPGEDERGELGEDH
- the gpmI gene encoding 2,3-bisphosphoglycerate-independent phosphoglycerate mutase → MGKESKRSVVLVVLDGWGYRAERDGNAIALAQTPTWDALTARYPRTLLSASGLAVGLPEHQIGNSEVGHLNLGAGRIVMQDLVRIDRAIADGSFFRNTAFVEACQHAKRSHGTVHLVGLIGKGGVHAIDQHLFALIDLCAREQVPRIAIHAMLDGRDTMPRSGLGYMRELLERAGGRAVVASVGGRYYGMDRDKRWDRTEKWYRVAVQGAGPRESDPLSVIRASYERDVTDEFVVPTVIVRDGRPVATMRDGDVVICFNYRADRMRQIVRSLTEPDFDGFDVSGRPSLQVVTMTSYDRTFDVPVAFPPHSMKNIVAEVVSNAGMAMFKTAETEKYAHVTYFFNGGIEAPFPKEDRVLVPSQKVATYDLCPEMSAFGITDVLCDSIEKNEHEFTLCNYANGDMVGHTGSIPATIKAVETVDQCLERVVKSGQKIGARLLVTADHGNCEMMIDPETGGPHTAHTTNPVPLVVIDPDGDRPLRSGGALRDIGPTVLRMLGLKQPIEMTGTDLREQGART
- a CDS encoding L,D-transpeptidase — protein: MGLIRFIRSGGRIAWILIATVVITIVASTMLFANTLDIRYRRDISRIVYNHNTGLLDQIRREIGESSDSLNKMLASSPDAPTRDKPYVVVSIADHRLWYKLADSTLFTTQVATGSGKILEKSGGGSHWRFETPRGRLVVESKEQEPDWVPPDWHFVEQAQKRGLGLIHLNRGQYIALADGSQIIVDGMDVVKRALDGQEQPLEAAEGKEILANGNIVIPPYGTRQRKYRGVLGTFRLNLGDGYALHGTDDPSSIGRSVSHGCVRLRNEDIETLYNIVPVGTPVYIY
- a CDS encoding D-Ala-D-Ala carboxypeptidase family metallohydrolase, which produces MPRSPFAQFVGPTAWASIDAFGTSRELKLRFALPGRRVEFPLAVAGDPTGFQYEWVPASGSAPVTEPRPLAGGIAAPTRPGFYQLMLLHRSAQDSMAMDTERVTEPTLAVMVPFAEKSAGVLNGYKIGTYLSERFGRDDDAPDGFIEVQPGDVQLSVSKHFHLGDFLTHDTQTDVWPKYVALNPRLLDKLELVVAQVAKMRGVPADSMVALDVHSGFRTPAHNAQVQRAARDSRHQYGDAADVVIDADGDGRITRADSRIVVNAVDSVEESHPDLVGGLGVYTSDRYRTPYVHIDARGHRSRWRG
- a CDS encoding D-Ala-D-Ala carboxypeptidase family metallohydrolase, which codes for MTVPGRAGASRAALTLLCVGLALVAPLSPAEAIAAPSVRAVGTDSLLRGAVASSAMHPADDSLRGRSGKLLMRLVTRARATLALPFFARFFGDSAVERPGLYSVPDSILAHPFSFIALRPFTDKQKGRVGLYRLGFWPSERGRNTTDAYENPDGFIEVTPDNQNMQISEHFTLSDFLTHDQREVWPKYLVLNEDLVDKLELVIAQLQHDGVPVRRMVVMSGFRTPWYNRHGGRVGGRAELSRHMYGDAADVYIDNGSGRMADLNHDGRVDSRDAKVILKAVEKVEREHPELSGGVGVYRATRSHGPFAHIDVRGWRARWGRS
- a CDS encoding 6-carboxytetrahydropterin synthase, whose amino-acid sequence is MPASLTRRVSFAAAHRYRIASWSDERNEQVFGLCARPSYHGHSYTCDVMVRGDIDETSGMLIDLGVLDRILEVEVRQRFDHRNINLDVAEFGEGKMVPTGENLARFIFARTAAALRAAKSAAHVVKVTVAEDATLSASYSEE
- the guaB gene encoding IMP dehydrogenase, encoding MATTTRPPSQPAPRDRRGSGLSRIKDAPDEQAATRVRIDVALTFDDVLLVPAHSVTHPRDVDISSRFTRGIELRVPLVSAAMDTVTESEMAIAMARAGGIGVLHKNMSIDRQAAEVDRVKRSESGMILNPITLRPGDTVREANALMNRFRISGVPIVDEDGKLVGIITNRDLQFERNLDRQLRDAMTRDRLVTAPVGTTLDAAEEILAKHRIEKLPVVDDTGTLRGLITVKDIHKRRQYPDANKDQYGRLRVAAAIGSTGDYVVRGKALIEAGVDAIVIDTAHGHSEAVLVAAAEIRQRFPEVQLIAGNVATREGAKALVERGVDAVKVGVGPGSICTTRVVTGVGVPQLTAILEAVEGAGDVPVIADGGIKYSGDAVKALAAGASSVMMGSMLAGTEESPGEAFLLEGRRFKMVRGMGSLSAMQDGSADRYFQEGELSPRKLVPEGIEGRVPYKGPVGDVLFQMVGGLRSGMGYVGCSSVDALRSETQFVRITMAGLRESHPHDVTITREAPNYSL